Part of the Paenibacillus sp. FSL R7-0273 genome is shown below.
CTGTAGCCTGGCTGGAGCAGTATCTGCAGAAGCGCCGCGGGGCGCTGCTGATGATTACGCATGACCGGTACTTCCTGGAGCGTGTGGCCAGTGTAATGCTGGAGCTGGACGGCGGACGGCTGTACCGTTATGAAGCGAACTATTCGCGGTTTCTGGAGCTGAAGGCGGAGCGCGAGGAGCGCGAGGCATCTGAGGAGCAGAAGCGCCGCAACCTGCTGAGAACCGAGCTGGCCTGGATCCGTCGCGGAGCCAAGGCACGTACGACCAAGCAGAAGGCTAGAATTGACCGGTTTGAAAAGCTGAAGGACAGCGTCGGCGGAAGCTCGGCCGGGTCCATGGACATTTCAGTGGCATCGACGCGTCTGGGGCGCAAAATTATTGAAATGAAGGATCTAACGAAAGCGCTGGACGGCCGTACCCTGATTAAGGAACTGACTTATATTGCTGTACCGCAGGACCGGGTCGGTATTGTAGGTCCCAACGGCAGCGGCAAATCCACACTGCTGAATCTGATTGCAGGCAGGCTGCAGCCGGATAGCGGTGAGGTAGAGCTGGGTGCAACCGTTAAGCTGGGCTATTTCACCCAGGAGCATCAGGATATGGATGATACTATGCGGGTCATTGAATATGTAAAAGAAGAAGCGGAAATCGTCCGTACAGCAGACGGCAGTGTCATTACAGCCGGCCAGATGCTGGAACGCTTCCTGTTCCCGCCGGCGATGCAGTGGACACCGATTGCCAAGCTGTCCGGCGGCGAGAAGAGACGCCTCTATCTGCTGCGGGTGCTCATGGGCTCGCCTAACGTGCTGCTGCTGGATGAGCCGACCAATGATCTGGATATCGGAACACTGGCAATTCTGGAAGACTATCTCGATGAATTCCCGGGCGTAGTTTTCACCGTATCCCATGACCGGTATTTCCTGGACCGCACCATTGATAAGCTGATTGCCTTCGAGAACGGCAAGATCCGGCTGCATGTCGGGGATTATACCGAGTATGAGGAATGGCTGGCTAAGAATGTGCCTGCCGGTAACGATGGGGCCGCCAAGCGGAGCACAGCGCAGGAACCCGCTGCAGCGGCTGCAGCCCCGGCGAGGGAGAAGGTTAAATTCACCTTCAAGGAGCAGAAGGAATATGAGACGATCGACGGGATGATTGAGCAGGCAGAGCAGCATCTGGTGGATCTCTCGGCCCAAATGGAGGCGGCCTTTGCCGATTCGGCAACCCTTCAGGAGCTGGTTGAACAGCAGAAGCAGGGTGAGGCTGAGCTGGAGCGGCTGATGGAGCGCTGGACCTACCTGAATGAGCTTGCGGAGCGGATTGCCGCTAAATAGCTAAGACAGTACGTGAAGGTGAAGCACTTTTGCAAATCAGGAGGCGTCAAGCTTGGATGAAAAGATACAGGAGGCCATAGCACTGCGGGAGGCCGGACGGGCAGAAGAGGCGCGGGTGCTTTTGCTGGATTTGCTGGCGGCAGACAGCGTGGAAACTGCTGATGCCGTTAGCGGCAGTGGCAGTAGTAGTACAGGCAGCAATGCCGGGCTCTTGTACCAGCTGGCCTGGACGCATGATGTGCTTGGACTTGAGCGGGAGGCGGTTCCTTATTATGAGCAGAGCCTTGCTTTGGGATTGCCGCCGGAGCAGCGGGCGGGTGCGTTACTTGGCCTGGGAAGCACTTACCGGACATTGGGCGACTATCAACGTGCCAAATCCGTGCTTCAGCAGGGAGCTGATGAATATCCTGAGCGGGCAGAGTTCCAGGCTTTTCTGGCGATGACGCTGTATAATCTGGGTGAGCACAGCGGTGGCATGGGCATTCTGCTCAAGCTGCTTGCTGAGACCTCCGGTAACCCGGGCATACAAGAGTACCGCAAAGCCATCTCATTTTATGCCGACAAGCTGGATCAGGTATGGCCCTAATCATTCGTTAGCAAACAAAAAACAAGCTGGTGACCGGTAACCCCGGTGTCCGGCTTGTTTTTTTGTTGCCCTTACAAGGCTCCATAGCATCCCGTTTGAACTCTCCAATTACGGCAGCGCGAGC
Proteins encoded:
- a CDS encoding ABC-F family ATP-binding cassette domain-containing protein, whose translation is MNIMTVEQLSKSYGEKVLFKDASFGMDERDKIGVIGVNGTGKSTFLKIIAGLDTADEGQIAIGNGVRVQYLAQNPPFEPGNTVLQQVFAGDDPDLRTMREYMEILSGLEKNPGNAELEAALVRVGQKIDAAGIWQLESEAKTVLTKLGITRFDALMETLSGGQRKRVALAAALITPSELLILDEPTNHIDTDSVAWLEQYLQKRRGALLMITHDRYFLERVASVMLELDGGRLYRYEANYSRFLELKAEREEREASEEQKRRNLLRTELAWIRRGAKARTTKQKARIDRFEKLKDSVGGSSAGSMDISVASTRLGRKIIEMKDLTKALDGRTLIKELTYIAVPQDRVGIVGPNGSGKSTLLNLIAGRLQPDSGEVELGATVKLGYFTQEHQDMDDTMRVIEYVKEEAEIVRTADGSVITAGQMLERFLFPPAMQWTPIAKLSGGEKRRLYLLRVLMGSPNVLLLDEPTNDLDIGTLAILEDYLDEFPGVVFTVSHDRYFLDRTIDKLIAFENGKIRLHVGDYTEYEEWLAKNVPAGNDGAAKRSTAQEPAAAAAAPAREKVKFTFKEQKEYETIDGMIEQAEQHLVDLSAQMEAAFADSATLQELVEQQKQGEAELERLMERWTYLNELAERIAAK
- a CDS encoding tetratricopeptide repeat protein; its protein translation is MDEKIQEAIALREAGRAEEARVLLLDLLAADSVETADAVSGSGSSSTGSNAGLLYQLAWTHDVLGLEREAVPYYEQSLALGLPPEQRAGALLGLGSTYRTLGDYQRAKSVLQQGADEYPERAEFQAFLAMTLYNLGEHSGGMGILLKLLAETSGNPGIQEYRKAISFYADKLDQVWP